The sequence GGCCTGGACGGCCGCGTGGTCCGGGGCCCCGCGTCCCGGCCGCTGACGGCCTTCCGCACCCTGCGCGTGGGTGACTCCCTCTTCATCCACCGCCCCAGGTGAACTCCGACCCCGGCCCGGCTCCCAGCGCGGGCCGGGCCCCCTGGGTATGACGCGACGCGGGAGGGCTTCCGGGGCCTTGGCTGGACGCCCGTATTCCACGGGAAAGCGTCTCGGACTCTCGGAAGATTGGGAGGTCGTGTAATGTCGTGGGCCCGATGTGGCAGATCATCATCAACGGGCCCGGCTACTTCGACACGTCGTACGACCTGCCCGAGGGCGTCACCAGCCTCGGCCGTGCCGACGAGAACGACATCGTGCTGGGCGGTGACCTCGTGTCGCGCCGGCACGCGCGCCTCTACGTCGAAGGCGATGTGCTGCGCATCGAGGACCTGGGCAGCCGCAACGGCAGCCGGGTGAACGGCGCGCCCCTGCAGGGCAGCAAGCACCTGAACGCGGGCGACACCGTGGCGCTGGGGGAGAACACCCTGGCGGTGCGCCAGCCGCACACGGTGGAGAACGCCGCCACGGAGATGATGGACCTGGGCGCGGGCGGCGTCGTGCGCTTCGGGCACGGCACGGACGTGGGCCCGGCCGTGCTGATGGCCAAGAACGTCAAGGACGCGGACGTGCTGCGCCTGCTGGACAACGTGGGGCCGCTGCCGTTCGACGACGCGTTCTCCGGCCCCTCGCCCGTGCCCGCGGGCTCCGCCGTCGCCAGCCCGCGCGTGTCGTATGAGACGCTGGTGCTGCTGGTGCACGCCGCGGAGGCGCTGGCCACCGCGCGCACGCTGACCGCGTTCCTGGAGTCCGCGATGGACCGGCTCCTGGAGCGCACCGACGCCACGACGGCGGTGGTGCTGCTCAAGCACGCCGCCGGGCCGCTGGTGCCCGCGGCGGTGCGCCACCGGGGACGGCTGGCCAAGGGCGAGGTGCCCGTGTCCGACGCCATCGTGGACGAGGCCCTGCGCCAGGGCCGCGCGCTCGCGGTGGGCGACGTGAAGGACGACCGCCGCTTCGCCGGACGCGAGAGCGTCATCATGTACGGCGTCAACCGGGTGCTGTGCATCCCCATCGGCACCGAGCCGCCCTTCGCGGGCGTGCTCTACGTCAACGTGCCCGCCGAGGGCGACACCAGCCTGGAGCTGATGCTGGACGCGTGCACCGCGGTGGCCCACCTGGTGGCCAGCGGCGTGCAGCGCTTCGCCGTGCGCGACGGCTCCAGCACGGACCGGCTGCGCCGCAACCTGGAGCGCTTCCACTCGCCGGAGGTGGCCGAGCGCCGCTCCGCCGAGGCCCAGCGCACGGGCGGCAAGCTGCCGGGCCTGGAGGAGAAGAACCTCACCGTGCTGCACGCGGAGCTGGCGGACTTCGGCGCCGTCATTGGCCGGCTGGGCGCGGCGCGCGCCACGCAGCTGCTCAACGACTTCCACGCGCGCATGAGCGGCATCGTCTTCAGCTTCGAGGCCACCGTCGAAGGCTTCATGGGCGAGTCCATGCGCGCGCTGTTCGGCGTGCCCTACGCCAAGGGCGACGACGCGGTCCGCGCGGTGCGCGCGGCGCTGGCCCTGCGCGCGGACTGGGAGCGGGGCATGGCCCGCCGGCCCCAGGACGAGCGCTGCGACCTGAGAATCGCGCTGCACTCCACCAAGGCGCTGGTGGGGATGATCGGCACCGAGTCGCGCACGGAGTACAGCGCCGTGGGAGAGGGCATGGGGGTGGCAGGCTGGCTGGCCTCCACCGCGGCCCCCGGCCAGGTGCTGATGACGGGCAAGCTGCTGGCGGCCACCGGGGCGCGCTTCGACGTGATGCCGCTGGGGGAGCGCGTGGTGCGGCCTCCGCGCGACAAGGTGGCGGTTTTCGAGGTGATTGAAGAGGACATGGGCATGCTGACCAACCCCGGTATCCGGTGAGGCGGTCGGCGCGGCCGGTTGACGGGTTGAAGCGGGGGGCCTGCCCGGGGTTCAATGCGGTTTCCGTGGTGGACCCCCGCACCGCATGAACTCTTCGACCCAGCCCGCCCGATTGCGTCCCTTCCGGCCGCAGCCCTTCGGCCGGTACACGCTCCTGTCGCACCTGGCCACCGGCGGCATGGGGGAGATCTACCTCGCCCGTCTGGAGGGCGCGCAGGGCTTCGAGAAGCTGTGCGTCATCAAGAAGATCCTCCCGCAGTTCGCGGAGGACCAGGACTTCGTCGACCGCTTCGTGGGTGAGGCGCGCACGCTGGTGCGGCTGGGGCACGGCTCCATCGCGCAGGTGCTGGACATGGGCGTGCACGAGGGCGAGGCCTACATGGCCCTCGAGTACGTGGACGGCAAGGACCTGCGCAAGGTGGCCGCGCGCGTGCGCGACCGGCAGACGCCGCTGCCGCTCACGTTCGTGCTCTACGTGATGGGCCGCGTGCTGGACGCGCTCGCGTACGCGCACCGCAAGCGGGACGAGGACGAGAAGGAGCTGAAGCTCGTCCACCGGGACATCTCGCCGCAGAACATCCTCATCTCCTACGAGGGGGAGGTGAAGGTCATCGACTTCGGCCTGGCGAAGAGCCGGCTGTCGGCGGCCAAGACGAACCCCAGCATCATCCTGGGCAAGTTCCTCTACATGTCGCCCGAGCAGGCCCGGCACCAGCCGGTGGACCGCCGCAGCGACCTGTACGCGGTGGGCCTGTGCCTCTACGAGCTCATCTCCGGCAAGAACCCCTTCGACGCGATGCCGCCGGGCGAGCTGATGTCCGCCGTCGCGAACCCGAAGGTGGCGCCGCTCAGTGAAGTGGAGCCGCTGACGCCGCCGGCGGTGTCGCAGCTGGTGGCGAAGGCGCTGGCGGTGGAGCCGGCCCAGCGCTTCCAGACGGCGGAGGACTTCCGGGTGCGCCTGCAGGCGTGCCTCATGGAGATCGACACCAGCGCGGGCCCGGAGAGCGTCAGCCGCTTCATGCGCGACCTGTTCTCCTCGGACTACCAGTCCGAGCGCCGCCTGCTGGCGTCCCTGCGCGAGGTGTCGCGCGACGTGCGCGCCAGCGGCACGTACGAGTCGCTGGGCCCCGCGCCGCGCCCGACGATGCCGGCGCCCACGCTGCCGGCGAAGACCATCCGCCTGGACGGGCCGGTGGAGCCGCTGTCGTTCCACCCCACGCCGCGCAGCCGCGAGGACGGCGGTGGCGCGCGCGACGACGGTGAGACGCGCCCTGGCGTGATGGTGGACGAGTCCACCCGCCCCGCGTTCCCGGTGGAGGCGCTGGAGGAGGCGGCCCGCGCGAAGATGCGGCCCAGCCCCGCGTCCTCGGAGCCGTCGCCCACGGTGGAGGTCCGCCAGGACGCGATGGAGCGGCCCACCATCCTCGAGGGCCTGCCCGCCATCCGGCTCCCCTCGGACCGCGCGGTGGAGGCGGAGGCTCCGGTGGCCCCGCCGCTCGGCGAGCCCACCGCGCCCCGGACGGAAGCGCTGCCCGTGGCGGAGGCGAGAGGGGAGCCCACCGCGCCGCGCGCCACGTCGCTGCCGTACGCGGATGCAGGGCTGCCGTCGCGTGACGCGCCTCCCGTGGAGGACGTGCCCGCGCCGACGCCGTTCGCGGACGCGGGACGGGGGGCTTCGCTGCCCTTCTCGGATTCGGTGGGGCCTCGTGGCGTGCCGCCGCCCGCGCCGATGGCGGCGATCCCCGCCGTGCGGCCGGCGGATGGACCCGTGCCCTTCGTGCCGGCGGATGCGTCGCGGCCGGTGTCGCCTCCGCCGATGCCGTCGTCGTTCGACGCCGGGGCGGAGCGGTTCGATACGTCCGGCGAGTCGCTGCCGTTCATGGAGCCGCCGCCTCCGCCGGACGGCCCGTTCCTCGATGACGAGGAGGAGCTTCCCGAGAGCGACTACCCGTGGCCGGCGCCCATCGTCGAGGGCGTCCAGATCGAGTCTCGCGCCGCCGAGCCGCGCATTCCGGAGGGGCAGCGCCCCACCGCCGCGATGCCGTCCCTGTCGTCGTCGCGCCCCGGGGTGACGACGCCGTCGAATGGCAGCCGTCCCGTGTCGCCGCCCCCGTTCGACGCGGCCCGCACCCCGGAGCCCCTGCCGACCTTCGAGCCGGTGCGCGCGCCGGAGTCCTCGCGCGGCTTCGACCCGCCGCGCAGCCCCGAGTCGTCCCGAGGCTTCGATGCGCCCCGCGCCGAGCCGCGCATTCCGGAAGGCCAGCGCCCCACGGCCGCGATGCCATCGCTGCCGTCCTCGCGCCCTGGCGTGACGACACCGTCGAATGGCAACCGGCCGGTGCCGGCGTACGCCGCGCCCACCATCCAGGTGCCCTCCATCCAGCCCGGCGCCTCGCGCTCCATCGACTACGACGAGGCGCCGCTGGGCTCCGAGCCGCTCGATTCGGGGCCGGCGCCCCGGCCCACGATGCAGGACACGCGGCCGTCGGAGGAGCTGATCTCGGTGGATCCGCGCGCGCTGGAGGTGGACTCCAGCGTGCCGTACATCTCCGCGGATCCGGACGACGCCCTGGCCGCGCGCGAGGGCGACGCGGACACGCACCCGCGCATCCAGATGCCTCGCCCCCCGCGCCGCGAGGAGCCCCAGGCCCGCGTGGTGCTGGACGAGGCCGCGCTGCGCGAGCCCTCCACCTCCTCCGGCAAGCGCGATCCCGACACCGGCCCCACGGGGCCTGCCCGGGGCCGCACGGGGTCTCGCCGCGCCGTGCGCGGTTCGTCTCCCAGCACGCCGCCTCCGCGCTCCAGCACCGCGTCGAGCATGCGCGCCGTGGCTCCACCCCGCGCCGCCGCGCCCTCCGTGGACCCGGACGAGTCCTCCACCTCGCGCTCGACGCGTGACGACTCGACCCGGCGCAAGGCGATGCCCGTACGGCCGGAGCCCTCGGAGCCGGCCCCTGCCTCGCGGCGTGAGCCGGCGCCGGCCCGCAAGGGTGGCGCGCTGCGCTCCGTGCTGATGTTCACGCTGCTGATGCTCGTGGCGCTGTCCATCGTGGGCGCGGGGCTCTTCTTCGTCCCCGAGCTGCGCGTGGCCGTGGGCCTGGAGCAGTCGCGCACGTCGACGCCGGCTCCGCCGACGAAGGTGCAGCCGATTCCGACGACGCTGCCCCCGACCCCGCCGGTGCGCCCGTCCACGCCCGCGCCGTCCGAGGACACGAAGCCAGACCAGGAAGTGGCCGCGACGCCCACCGCCGAGCCGGCGGAAGTCACGCCGCCACCCGCGGAGCCCGTGCAGGCCGCCGCCGAGACCGCCGCCCCGGCAGAGACTCCCGCCGAGCCCTCGACGCTGGCGCTGGAAGACATGCTTGGCCCGGGTGGGCAGGCCGAAGGGACCGCTGCTCCCGGCTCCACGCCGGCCACTCCCACGGGGAAGAAGGCGGCTCCGGCCCGCCCGGCCAAGCGCACCGCCAAGGAGGCCGCCGCGACCACCGAGCTGGAGCGGGAGTGGGCGAAGACGAAGGAGCTCTTCCTGAAGCTGGAGAAGAACCACAGCTGCGCGGCCATGGCCATGCAGTGCAGCCGCTTCGGCACGCTCCTGGAGGACTTCAACGAGGGCGGCAGCAAGACGCCGACCCTCAAGGAAGTGCGAGCCCTCTACAACCAGCTCAAGGACGTGCAGCGCCGTCAGGAGTAGCGTCTCCTGACGGCCCTGGATTCACGGGTGCGCCTAGCGCCGCGTGCCAGCGTCGCGCGTCGTGCCCGCGTCCATCATCCCCGTGCCCGCGTCACGCGTGGTGCCCGCGTCCATCATCCCGGTGCCCGCGTCGCGGCCGGAGCCGCCCGTGCCCTGGTAGCTCTCCGCGAGCCCCGTGCCCAGCTCCTGGTTGCCGCCGGTCTTCCGGCCGGAGTTGTTCGGGGCGTCGCCCTCCACGGCGTTGGGGGCGGACGTGCCGCCACCCAGCGCGGCCTGGCTGTCGCTGTTGTAGGGCCTGCCGCCTCCCTCCTCGGTGGAGGGGTGGCTCAGGTTGCTGCCAGCCTCCCGGCCCGCGGGCGCCGGCTGGGAACGGTGCTGGAGCTGCACGGGGTCCTGGAACCCCTGGGGGCCTCTTGAAGCCTGCTCGCTGTTGCAGCCCCAGGCCGCCAAGGCACCACCCACCAGCAGTCCCAGCCCCATCACGCGCTTGATGCCCTTCATGGTTTCCCCCTCGGGCGCGAGGACCTCCGCGCCTGTCCGTCCGGGAAGTTAGGACCGACGCCCGCTGGGGCCACCCACCCCAGCAGCAGCCCGCCTGCTTGCCCGCCGGGCGCCAGGACGTGCCCGTGTTGACAAGACTGTCGCCCTGGCGGGAAACACTGTGAGCGCGGGAAGTCCTACGCCGTGCGTCTTGCCCCGCTCCCGAGGTCGCATGGTCCGCTACGCCCTCGCCATCTTCACCAGCGCCTTCCTGCTCTTCGGCGTCCAACCGCTGGCGGGCCGCTACGCGCTGCCGTGGTACGGCGGCACGCCCGCGGTGTGGACGGTGTGCATGCTGTTCTTCCAGGCCGTGCTGCTCGCGGGCTACGCCTATGCGCACGCGGTGGCCTCGCGGCTGCGCCCGCGCGCGCAGGCCTTCCTGCACCTGGGGCTGCTGGCGGTGGCGCTGGGCGCGCTCGTGGCGCGGGCCTCGTGGACGGGCTCGCCGCTGGCGCCGGGGGAGGGCTGGCGCCCGGTGGATGATCACCTGCCCGTGCTCCGGCTGATGCGGATGCTGGCCGCCACGCTGGGCCTGCCCTTCTTCGTGCTCAGCACCACCGGGCCGCTGCTCCAGTCGTGGTTCGCGCGCGCGCGGCCGGAGCGCTCGCCGTACGTGCTCTACGCGCTCTCCAACGCGGGCTCGCTGCTGGCGCTCTTGGGCTACCCGTTCCTCGTGGAGCCCTGGGTGGGCCGCAGCGCGCAGGCGTGGGGCTGGGCCGCGGGCTTCGTCCTCTTCGTCCTCTTCGTCCTGGCCTGCGCCCGGGACCTGCTGCGCCGCGCGCCCGGGGCGAACGCGCCCGAAGCTCCAGCCGAAGCCCACCCCGAGGCTCAGGCCGACTCACCGCGCCCCGGCGTGGGGCGCACGCTGACGTGGCTGGCGCTGAGCACGTGCGCGTCGGTGCTGCTGCTGGCCACGACGAACAAGCTCTCCCAGGACGTGGCGGCGGGCCCCTTCCTGTGGGTGATGCCGCTGGCGGTGTACCTGGTCACCTTCATCCTGGCCTTCTCGCGCGAGTCCCTCTACGCGCGCACGCCGTACTCGGTGGCGCTCATCGCCTCCGTGGTGCTGGTGACGTACGCGCACAAGGAGGGCCCCGCGCTGGGCCTGGGGTGGCAGGTGCTCTTCCACGCGTCCGCGCTCTTCACGGGCGCCATGGTGTGCCACGGCGAGCTGTACCGGCGCCGCCCGGCTCCGCGCTACCTGAGCGCCTTCTACCTCTGGGTGTCCGTGGGCGGCGTGGCGGGCGGCGTGTTCGTCAACCTGGTGGCGCCCGCCCTCTTCAACACCTACTGGGAGCACCCGCTGGCCCTGGCCGCGTGCTGCGCGGTGGCCTTCGCCGGGCTGCTGCGCCGGCCGAAGGAGGAGACGGCGGTGGTGCGCACGCAG comes from Corallococcus macrosporus and encodes:
- a CDS encoding FHA domain-containing protein — encoded protein: MWQIIINGPGYFDTSYDLPEGVTSLGRADENDIVLGGDLVSRRHARLYVEGDVLRIEDLGSRNGSRVNGAPLQGSKHLNAGDTVALGENTLAVRQPHTVENAATEMMDLGAGGVVRFGHGTDVGPAVLMAKNVKDADVLRLLDNVGPLPFDDAFSGPSPVPAGSAVASPRVSYETLVLLVHAAEALATARTLTAFLESAMDRLLERTDATTAVVLLKHAAGPLVPAAVRHRGRLAKGEVPVSDAIVDEALRQGRALAVGDVKDDRRFAGRESVIMYGVNRVLCIPIGTEPPFAGVLYVNVPAEGDTSLELMLDACTAVAHLVASGVQRFAVRDGSSTDRLRRNLERFHSPEVAERRSAEAQRTGGKLPGLEEKNLTVLHAELADFGAVIGRLGAARATQLLNDFHARMSGIVFSFEATVEGFMGESMRALFGVPYAKGDDAVRAVRAALALRADWERGMARRPQDERCDLRIALHSTKALVGMIGTESRTEYSAVGEGMGVAGWLASTAAPGQVLMTGKLLAATGARFDVMPLGERVVRPPRDKVAVFEVIEEDMGMLTNPGIR
- a CDS encoding serine/threonine protein kinase; the protein is MNSSTQPARLRPFRPQPFGRYTLLSHLATGGMGEIYLARLEGAQGFEKLCVIKKILPQFAEDQDFVDRFVGEARTLVRLGHGSIAQVLDMGVHEGEAYMALEYVDGKDLRKVAARVRDRQTPLPLTFVLYVMGRVLDALAYAHRKRDEDEKELKLVHRDISPQNILISYEGEVKVIDFGLAKSRLSAAKTNPSIILGKFLYMSPEQARHQPVDRRSDLYAVGLCLYELISGKNPFDAMPPGELMSAVANPKVAPLSEVEPLTPPAVSQLVAKALAVEPAQRFQTAEDFRVRLQACLMEIDTSAGPESVSRFMRDLFSSDYQSERRLLASLREVSRDVRASGTYESLGPAPRPTMPAPTLPAKTIRLDGPVEPLSFHPTPRSREDGGGARDDGETRPGVMVDESTRPAFPVEALEEAARAKMRPSPASSEPSPTVEVRQDAMERPTILEGLPAIRLPSDRAVEAEAPVAPPLGEPTAPRTEALPVAEARGEPTAPRATSLPYADAGLPSRDAPPVEDVPAPTPFADAGRGASLPFSDSVGPRGVPPPAPMAAIPAVRPADGPVPFVPADASRPVSPPPMPSSFDAGAERFDTSGESLPFMEPPPPPDGPFLDDEEELPESDYPWPAPIVEGVQIESRAAEPRIPEGQRPTAAMPSLSSSRPGVTTPSNGSRPVSPPPFDAARTPEPLPTFEPVRAPESSRGFDPPRSPESSRGFDAPRAEPRIPEGQRPTAAMPSLPSSRPGVTTPSNGNRPVPAYAAPTIQVPSIQPGASRSIDYDEAPLGSEPLDSGPAPRPTMQDTRPSEELISVDPRALEVDSSVPYISADPDDALAAREGDADTHPRIQMPRPPRREEPQARVVLDEAALREPSTSSGKRDPDTGPTGPARGRTGSRRAVRGSSPSTPPPRSSTASSMRAVAPPRAAAPSVDPDESSTSRSTRDDSTRRKAMPVRPEPSEPAPASRREPAPARKGGALRSVLMFTLLMLVALSIVGAGLFFVPELRVAVGLEQSRTSTPAPPTKVQPIPTTLPPTPPVRPSTPAPSEDTKPDQEVAATPTAEPAEVTPPPAEPVQAAAETAAPAETPAEPSTLALEDMLGPGGQAEGTAAPGSTPATPTGKKAAPARPAKRTAKEAAATTELEREWAKTKELFLKLEKNHSCAAMAMQCSRFGTLLEDFNEGGSKTPTLKEVRALYNQLKDVQRRQE
- a CDS encoding fused MFS/spermidine synthase; translation: MVRYALAIFTSAFLLFGVQPLAGRYALPWYGGTPAVWTVCMLFFQAVLLAGYAYAHAVASRLRPRAQAFLHLGLLAVALGALVARASWTGSPLAPGEGWRPVDDHLPVLRLMRMLAATLGLPFFVLSTTGPLLQSWFARARPERSPYVLYALSNAGSLLALLGYPFLVEPWVGRSAQAWGWAAGFVLFVLFVLACARDLLRRAPGANAPEAPAEAHPEAQADSPRPGVGRTLTWLALSTCASVLLLATTNKLSQDVAAGPFLWVMPLAVYLVTFILAFSRESLYARTPYSVALIASVVLVTYAHKEGPALGLGWQVLFHASALFTGAMVCHGELYRRRPAPRYLSAFYLWVSVGGVAGGVFVNLVAPALFNTYWEHPLALAACCAVAFAGLLRRPKEETAVVRTQRLLRGAMLVGVALHLPLLVASDQERVRFAARNFFGVVRVLELSPEDPQQHQFALRHGAITHGWQYIRPERRHIPTAYYTPDTGLGLALAEQRRWRQSQGLPTGLHVGMLGLGVGNSATLMAAGDDVRFYEINPVIIGLARGQGGFFSTLTDTPARVEVIEGDARISLERELEHGSRKFDVLALDVFSSDAIPVHLLTHEAVALYLQHLAPRGVLALHISNQHLDLVPISLAHARASGLSAALVTVDGQGDTVSSSWMLLSPEPGFFAGATFTGGPAHVRRLVLRGEPAYVWTDERSSVLQALRPRAQGRAAADPNVTDAPAVARPSEP